The following proteins are encoded in a genomic region of Struthio camelus isolate bStrCam1 chromosome 3, bStrCam1.hap1, whole genome shotgun sequence:
- the BATF3 gene encoding basic leucine zipper transcriptional factor ATF-like 3 isoform X2 has translation MSLYQHSRGPERAGSHEEDDRKVRRREKNRVAAQRSRKKQTQKADKLHEEYESLEQENTSLKREIGKLTDEMKHLSEVLKDHEKICPLLHCSVNFVTIPRPDALTSCLPR, from the exons ATGTCGCTGTATCAGCACAGCCGCGGCCCTGAGCGCGCCGGG AGTCATGAAGAAGATGACAGGAAggtaaggaggagagaaaaaaatcgaGTTGCTGCCCAGAGGAGCCGGAAGAAGCAAACTCAGAAAGCGGATAAACTTCACGAG gaaTATGAATCTCTTGAGCAAGAAAATACCTCCCTGAAGAGAGAAATTGGAAAGCTAACAGATGAAATGAAACACTTAAGTGAAGTGTTGAAGGATCATGAAAAGATCTGTCCACTATTGCACTGCTCCGTGAACTTTGTGACCATACCAAGGCCTGATGCACTCACCAGCTGCCTGCCAAGATGA
- the BATF3 gene encoding basic leucine zipper transcriptional factor ATF-like 3 isoform X1, which yields MSCAVPAAGSVLQRSASAEGAQQSHEEDDRKVRRREKNRVAAQRSRKKQTQKADKLHEEYESLEQENTSLKREIGKLTDEMKHLSEVLKDHEKICPLLHCSVNFVTIPRPDALTSCLPR from the exons ATGTCGtgcgccgtcccggcggcgggcagcgtgCTGCAGCGGAGCGCCTCGGCCGAGGGCGCCCAGCAG AGTCATGAAGAAGATGACAGGAAggtaaggaggagagaaaaaaatcgaGTTGCTGCCCAGAGGAGCCGGAAGAAGCAAACTCAGAAAGCGGATAAACTTCACGAG gaaTATGAATCTCTTGAGCAAGAAAATACCTCCCTGAAGAGAGAAATTGGAAAGCTAACAGATGAAATGAAACACTTAAGTGAAGTGTTGAAGGATCATGAAAAGATCTGTCCACTATTGCACTGCTCCGTGAACTTTGTGACCATACCAAGGCCTGATGCACTCACCAGCTGCCTGCCAAGATGA